The following proteins come from a genomic window of Triticum aestivum cultivar Chinese Spring chromosome 6A, IWGSC CS RefSeq v2.1, whole genome shotgun sequence:
- the LOC123131335 gene encoding protein DMP10, protein MATSSPSPTVIQMPPPTATKDVDDDGEITPAGTEPPTATPTMDRVMSSVTNLAQLLPTGTVLAYQALSPSFTNHGKCEASNQWLTVALVAILVVMCLFFSFTDSLVGRDGKLYYGVAAPRGFNVFNFPGEDENREWDRDELWSLRLRPLDFVHSFFAAVVFLTVVFSDVGLQNCFFPDANRNTQELLKNLPLGMAFLSTFVFTIFPTKRKGIGFSDNTPGRKVDHSI, encoded by the coding sequence ATGGCAACTTCTTCTCCCTCGCCTACGGTAATCCAGATGCCTCCACCGACGGCGACCAAGGACGTCGACGACGACGGCGAGATAACACCCGCCGGCACGGAACCGCCCACGGCAACACCTACCATGGACAGGGTCATGTCGAGCGTCACGAACCTTGCGCAGCTCCTGCCGACGGGCACGGTGCTGGCGTACCAGGCGCTGTCCCCGTCCTTCACCAACCACGGCAAGTGCGAGGCCTCCAACCAGTGGCTCACCGTGGCACTGGTCGCCATCCTCGTCGTCATGTGCCTCTTCTTCTCCTTCACCGACAGCCTCGTGGGCCGCGACGGAAAGCTCTACTACGGCGTCGCCGCGCCCCGTGGCTTCAACGTGTTCAACTTCCCCGGCGAGGACGAGAACCGGGAGTGGGACAGGGACGAGCTCTGGAGTCTCCGCCTCCGGCCGCTGGACTTCGTGCACTCCTTCTTCGCCGCCGTGGTTTTCCTCACGGTGGTGTTTAGCGACGTGGGGCTGCAGAACTGCTTCTTCCCCGACGCAAATAGGAACACCCAGGAGCTCCTCAAGAACCTCCCGCTGGGCATGGCGTTTCTGTCCACCTTTGTGTTCACCATCTTCCCCACCAAAAGGAAGGGCATCGGATTCAGCGACAATACTCCTGGCAGGAAGGTCGATCATTCAATTTAA